The Candidatus Hydrogenisulfobacillus filiaventi sequence ACCCCAGAAATACCAGTGCACTATGTGCCACTAGGCGTGAGTCAGGATGCGGCCCCGGTCACTCGGGCAGCGCGTACGACCTTTCTCTACATCGGACGCCTGGACAACCGGCAAAAGCGCTTGGACAAGTTGCTTCGCGCCTTGCAACCGTTCCGGGGCCAATCCTGGGAGCTTCGCGTGATCGGAGATGGGGCCGACCGAGCGGCCCTTCAGCAACTGGCCACGCAACTTGGGATTGATACTCACGTGCACTGGGAGGGCTTTCACCCAGACCCCTGGACCCTGGTTCAAGCGGCTACAGCCCTAGTTCTCCCGTCCGACTGGGAAGGGTTCGGACTGGTTTTGGTTGAATCCTTGGTGCGCGGTGTGCCCGTCGTGGCTAGCGATTGCCCGGTAGGACCGGGGGACATTGTCAGGCACGGGGAAAACGGCTGGCTGTTTCCTCCCCAGGATGTCGGCGCGTTGCAACGCCTCCTAGGCGGCATTATCGGGGGGCACGTGCGTCTTCCCCAGCCTGAGGTATGCCGGGCATCAGCGGCGCGATTCTCGGTAGAGGACATGGTAAGTAAATTAGAAAACGTGTTCAACAACGTCGTGGCTTTGCGCTAGAACCTGTGGGATCGGGCTCGGCAAGCCGGAAAACGAAGGAAGCACGTCCAATGGTGGTAGTGACCAACTTCCGCCCAAAGGAGTGCTTTCATGTCCGAGTCTATCACAGCCATCCTGGGTCTGGCACAGGAGACCATCGAGCACGTCACGCAGCAGGCCGATCGGTGGATCGTCACGGTGCAGCCGCCGGCGCCCGGGCCCGCTCTACAGCCGCTGGCGGGGTAGGGGACGTCCGAACGGCGGATCAGCGCCGGGAAGCGACTGCTTGAGCCACGCGCTCCAATACCTCATCAAAACTCCGAATCCGTTCCTCCCAGGTATGGCCTTGAGCTTCTTCCACCCGCGCCTGCACCGCTTCCGGATTGTCCGTCGCGCGGGCAGCGCGCACAGCGGCGGCGAAGGCTGCGGGCGTGTCGGCGAAGCGCACCAGGCTGATGTCGCGGATGGCGGGCAGAGGGGTGGCCACGACGGGCCGGCCGGCCGCCAGGTATTCGTAGAGCTTCATAGGGAAGCTGGCGGTGGTGTAGTCGGAAAGGCGGTGAGGGATGAGGGCGACGTCCATGCCCTTGAGGTAGGCGGGCACCTCCCGGTAGGGCACCGCCCCCAGCAGGTGGACGTTGGGCAGGCCGGCCAGGTCGCCGAGGTCGGTGGAGGGCTGCCCCTGGCCCACCGGGCCGACCAGGGCAAAGGACCAGTCGGGCAGCAGGCGTGCCACCTCGGCCAGGAAGGGGAAGTCCACCTTGTAGGCGTCGAGGGCCCCCACGTAGCCGGCCACCGGCCGGGGTAGGGCGGCCACCGCCGGAGCCACGGGCGTCTCTGGTTTGAGGGCCTTGCCGAAGTGCTCGGCGTCGGCCACGTTGGAGAAATAGAAGGTATGGGGGTTCTTGCCCTTGCGGGCCTCATAGAGGGCCTTGGAGGTGGTGAGCACCGCGTCCGCCATCCCTAGGAAGTGCTCCTCCATCTCCGCCACCGCCCGGCTGGGGACGCCGGTGATGCTGGCCAGGTCGTCCACGCAGTGATAGACCACCAGTTGTTCGTCGAGGTGACCCACCAGGGCGTAGGCGTTGGGTACGTAGCTCCAGAGAATGGGACGCCGCATGCCCAGACGCCGGGCTGCCCGCTGCACCTCCCGCCGCAGCAGGCGGTTGTTAATCTCCCGCACTCGCCGCTCGGCGTAATACGGCACCAGCAGGGGGGAGAACACGTAGAGGTTGGGAATGACGCGGCGGGGGCCGGCGAAATAGTGCTTCAGCCGGCGGGCCAGGCGGGCGCGGTCGTGCGGGGCCAGGGTAGGCGTGCGCAGGCCTACCGATTCCACATACAGCACCCGGTTGTTCTCGGCCAGGCGCGACATAAGGTGCTGCTTGTTGGTCCAAAGCGGTGCGTCCCAGTCCGCGGACGAGATACAAATGATGTCCTGCCCTTTTAGCAACCGCTGCTCCTTCCGCCGCCGGCCTGCCGCCCCGCCGGCGCCGACAGCTCCCGATACAGGCGTTCCAGGCCCGAAAGATGTTGATCAAAAGTATAATACGTCGCCACATGCCTTCGCACCCCGTCGGGGTCGGCCGGAGGGACCCGGAGCGCTGTGCGGATGGCCTCCGCCCAGGCCGCGACCCCTGCCGCTGGTGGCAGCGGCACCAGCCGGGCCCACCGTCCGCCGGCCGTGATCTCTCGGAAGGCAGGGATGTCGGCCGCTACCAGCGGCCGGCCCCAGGCCATCGCCTCCAGGGCGGCCAGCCCGAAGCCCTCCCGGCGGGAGGGCAGCACCACCAGGTCAAGCCCGCCCCACAACCGGGCGGGGTCCTCCACCCAGCCCGCCCACTCCACCCGCCCGGCGATGCCGAGTCGGCGGGCGGCCGCCCGCAGGGCGGGCCCGGCGGGTCCGTCCCCCGCCACTACCGCCGTCACGGCGGGGTCCTCCGCCATCACCCGGGCCATCGCGGCCAGGAACAGGTCCCCGCCCTTGTCGGGATGCAGCCGCCCCACCAGGCCCACCCGGCCGCGCCCGGGCCGGGGCGGGACCCGGGGCGGGAGGTCCACGCCGTGCGGTAGCACGTGGAAGCGATCCCGGGGGATGCCCTCCTGGCGGGCGGTGAAATCCGCCACCCACTGCGAAACCGCCACCACCCCCGTGGTCCGCAGGGCCAGGGTCCGGTCCAGACGGCGGGCGGCCCAGCGCTTGCCGAAGTAGCTGGAATGCTCGGTGGCCAGCACGACCGGCACGCCCGCCCGTAACGCCGCCAGGCGTCCGACCGTATTGCCGAGGAAGAGGTGGGTGTGGACCACATCGGGGTGGAGCGCCCGCAGCCGGTGGGCCAGGGCCGCCACGGCCGCCGGCCGCGGCCACTTGAGGCTCCCCATCCGGCCGACGGCGGGCAGGTAGGTCCAGGGGATCCCCTGCGCCGTCAGCTTCGCCAGCAGCCGTCCGCGCCCGCTCACCAGCACCAGGTGCACCTGGTGCCCCCGGCTCTGCAGCGCCGGCAGCAGGCGCAGCAGGTAGGTCTGCACTCCGCCCCCGTCCAGGTCGTTGGTAATGTGCACGATACGCACGCCCGTCCCCCGCCTTGCCCGTCCTGCCTTGCAGTGTAAGCGCCGGGGCCCGTTTCCACAACGCCATGGGTAACCGGCCGCAGCCTGCCGGCGTCTTCATCACCGGGACAGGTTCTACCGGGTCCGGGTCCGGATCCGGTTGCTACCGGTTCCGGGATGGAGCGGAAGGATTGCTATAATGAATCGGGTCCGGCCCGCCCGGCCGGGGCCAGACTGGCGCATGGCATGGAGGCGTATCGCGACTGATGTGGAGAAAGGCCTGGACCACCAAGTGGGACGAACTGGCGGTGCTGGTGGATTCGGGCGCGGCCTACCTGGCCTATGTGCTCGCGGTTCACTTCTACCTCACGGTCCTGAATCCCCGCGTCGCCACCGTACAGCTGGTTACATACTATTTCAACTTTGCCTTCGTGATCCTGGTCTCCTCCTGGCTGGCGCTCAAGCTCAACTTTAAAGGTTACAGCCGGCGCTGGAACCAGTTGCCGGCGGAAATGTCCATGCTGTTTGTGGCCAACCTGGAGGCCGGGGTGGCGCTGGCACTCCTCATCTTCGCCATGAAGGCCACCTGGTTCTCGCGCGTGATCTTCCTCCTCTACCCCGCCACTGCCTTCGGCCTGCAGACCCTGCTGCATGCCGCCATCAAGGTCAGCCTCAGCCGGTTCCGGGTGGCGGGCAAGGACCAGCGGCGGCTGGTGGTGCTGGGCCATCCCAACCGGGTGGCGGTGTTCGCGCATACCGTGCGGGTAGTGCCCGAAGCAGGTATGCAGGTGGTGGAGGAGATGCCGCTGCCGCTGGGGGACGACCGCGCTGGGGAGGAGGCCCTGCGCCGGCTCCGCCAAGTGCTGGCGGAGCAGGTAGTGGACACGGTGGTGGTGGCGCTGCCGGTCAGCGACGAGGTGATGGTGGGGGCCCTCAACCTGGCCCGCCGCCAGGGCAAGGAAGTGCGCATGGTGCTGGACGAGATCGGGGCCCTGGCCCGCGACTCCCGCCTCTACGACTTCTACGGCAACTCGGTGCTGGCCGTGCCGGCCTCCGTCTCCCACCAGGGGCCGGGGGCGGTGGTCAAGCGGGTCATGGACGTGGTCCTGGCCAGCCTGGGCATCGTGGTCACCCTGCCGGTGATGATCCTGGTGGCCCTGGCCATCAAGCTGACCGACCCCGCCGGGCCGGTGCTGTTCGTGCAGGAGCGCGTGGGCCTGAACGGCCGGCGCTTCCCCTGCCTCAAGTTCCGCACCATGGTGCCGGGGGCGGAGCGGCTGAAGGCCCAGCTGGCCCACCTCAACATCATGTCGGGGCCGGTGTTTAAGATCCCGGACGACCCCCGCGTCACCCCCATCGGCCGTTTCCTGCGCAAGACCAGCCTGGACGAGCTGCCCCAGCTGTTCAATGTGCTGGCCGGCCACATGAGCCTGGTGGGCCCGCGCCCGGCCCTGCCCGAGGAAGTCGCCCAATATGGGGACGACTACCGGAAACGGTTGTCGGTGCGGCCGGGGCTGACCTGCCTCTGGCAGGTCTCGGGGCGCAACCAGGTTGACTTTCAGGAGTGGATGCGCCTGGACATGGAGTATATCGACAGCTGGTCGCTGGGGCTGGACCTGAAGATCCTGGCCAAGACCATCCCCGCCGTGTTGGCCCAGCGCGGGGCTCATTAGACGGCGGGTCTGGGCGGGAGGCGGGTGAGGCGGATGGACGGGGTGGAACTGGTGGCCTCCCCCGGGGAGACCCCGGAGGGGCTGTGGGGCTGGTTTTCCCACCCCCGCCGCGGGCTGTTGTCGGTGCTGGTGCCGCGGACCCTCTGGCGGCTGGCCGGCCGCCGGGACCCGTTCACCAGCCCGCCGCGCCTGCTGGAGGAGTTGGGGCGGCGGGCGCTGGCCCGGGCTGCGGTCGCGGGCGACGTGTCCGACCCGGTGGTGGTGACGGCCGCCGACCTGCCCGGGGGTTCCCCCTTTGACCCGGCCTGGGCGGCACAGCTGCACTGCTGCCCGCATTGCGGGGCCGCCCTGCCCCCCGGGGAGGTGGCCGAAGGGCTGCAGAACGCCCTGGCACCGGACGAGGCGGGGGAGACCGAAGTGCGGGTCTTCTGTCCCGCCTGCCGCCAGACGGGGCGGTTCCGGTTGAGTCCCTGGGGACTGGTCGACGGGGGCTAGGGAGGCGGACGCCATGATACGGGGGCGTTGGCCGCGGCGCCTGGTCCGGCGGCTGACCCTGGTGGGGGCGACCGGCGGGCTCTCGGCCTATGCCGGGGAGCCCATCCCCCGTTCCCACCTCCTGCTCCTGGCCTCGGGGGTCCTCCTCTTCCTCTGGATGACGTGGGCCAGCGGCGGCCCCCGGCGCTTGCGGGCCAACGCCGCCTTTGCCTTTTATGTAGGCCTCTCCCTGAGCTCCATCCTCATCATCCTCCTCTCCCCCGGCCGCTGGTGGCGGCGGCCGCGGGGTTGAATCTTCCCCGGCCTGGGGAAGGAGATCGGGCGGGCGGGTGGAATCTGCCCGGCAGCGGGGCATAGGCGCCGGACAGGGAGGGATGGCCATGGCGACGACACAGGTGGCGGTGGCGGGCCTGGGCCGCGTGGGCGGGCGGTTCCTGGAGGCCCTGCTGGAGGCGGGTGTGACCGTGGCAGCAGTGGCGCAGCCGGGGGACACACCCGGCAAGGCCTTCGCCCGCGCGCACGGCATTCCGGTGATGGAGGACGCCCTCGACCTCCTGGAGCTGCCGGAGGTGGAGGTGCTGTTCGACCTCACCGGCTCGGAGGCGGTGCGCCGGCGTCTGCGCGAGCGGCTGGCCGCGCGGGGGGACACGCGGGTGGTGGTGGCCCCGGAAAGCGTGGCCCGGCTGGTATGGCAACTGGTGGCGGGCGATCGCCGCTGGCCGGAGCTCCATTCCGACCGCTACTGAGGCGGGCGTAAGCGGCGCCGCCCCCGGGCATCTCGGGGGCGGCGTGCCTTGCGCCTAGAGCCGTTCCGGCCAGGGGGTCTTCATCCACTCTGCAAAGCGCGCCTTCTGCTCCTCGCTGGGCTCGGGCAGCGGGCTCAGCTTGACCTTGGTGGGCGGGGCCGCGCCCAGCACCACCGGCACGGTCAAAAGCTCCCCCCGCCGGAAGAGCGCCACCAGGGCGGTGTCGCCGGGGGCGAAGTCGCGCTTCAGGCGGTCGGCCAGTTCGGTAGCTCCCTGAATCCGGAAGCCGTTCAAGGCCACGATCTCATCCTCCGGGTAGAGGAGGTCGGCCGAAGGGCCGGGGTCGTAGGCCGTCCGCACCATCAACCGGGTCTGGTCCTCCAACCGGGTCTCAATGCCTAGCCAGGCCGGCGGGGACCCGCTCAGCTGGTCGCCCTCGCCGCCCCCGTTCTCCTTCTCCTCCGGCTCGTAGCCGCGCTGCACCTGGATGCCCACCGTCTCCAGGTAGCGGTCGACCGGCAGAGGGTCTGTGCCGTCGATATAGCTGCGGAAGAAGTCGGCAAAGGAGCTTTCCCCCACCTCCTCCACCGTTTCCTGGTATACCTGCTCCGGGAAGCCGATCCCCTTGGCGGCGTAGCGCTCATACAGGCGGCGGAGGACGTCGTCCAGGGAGGCCCGGCCCTGGGTGCGCCGCCGGATCTCCAGGTCCAGGCACAAGCCGACCAGTTCCCCTTTGAGGTAGTAGGAGATGGTGCGGTTAGGGCTGTCAGGGTCGGGCTTGTAGAACTTCTGCCAGGTCTCGAAACTGGCGTCGGACAGGCTCTGCACGAACCGGCCCGGCAGCTTCTCATAGGCCTTGATGCGGTCGCCCAGGGTGTTGAGGTATTCCTTCACCGTCCACAGCCCGCTGCGGGCCAGCGCCAGGGAGCCGTAGTAGTCGGTGAAGCCTTCCATGGCCCAAAGCAGGTGGGTGTAGACCTCCTGGTTGTAGTCGAAGGGCCCCAGCATCTCCGGCCGGATGCGCTTCACATTCCAGAGATGGAAGAATTCGTGGGAGATGAGGTCGAGCACCCGGCGGTAGTTCTTGCGGGGCTTGAACAGGAAGCGGTTGACCCCGCAGGTGGTGGAGTTGAGGTGCTCCAGCCCGCCCAGGTTTTTGTCGGTCAGGTGCAGGATGAGGGTGTAGTGCTCATAGGGCAGCGACCCGAACAGCTCCTTGTGGGCGCGCACGATGCGCTCGATGTCCCCCACCAGCCGGGTCTGGTCCTCATTGCCATGGCCCCAGACCGCCACCGTGTGGGTCTTGCCGTCCACCTCGAAGCTCCAGGCAGGGTGGGTGCCGACCTCGACCGGGCAGTCGAGCAGCACATCGTAGTTGGGGGCGGTATAGGTGAAGGCCTCCTGCCCGCCGGGTTCGAGCCCGGTGGACACCCGCCAGCCGGGCGGGGCCTCGATGTGCACCGTCACCGGCAGCTCCTTGTAGTCGTCCAGCAGCAGGAAGAGCTGCGCCCCGTTCCAGTAGGCATGGGTGGCGTCCAGGTGGCTGGCGCTCACCCCCAGCTTGAAGGCCCAGACCCGCCAGCGCACCTCCAGGCGTTCGACCGCTTCCTGGAGGGTAAAGCTCCACACGTTCTTGCGCACCTGGGTGAGGGGAACCGGTCCCTCCGGGGAGGCGGCCGACAGGTCGAAGAGGTTGCGGGCAAAGTCCCGCACCTCATAGGAACCCGGCGTCCAGACCGGCAGGCTCAGCTGATGGAGCCCGGCCGGCAGGTGCTCCACGGTCAGGGTCAGGTCATAGACATGTCGGCCGGGGTCAAGGAAGCGGACCGTATACCGGATTGTCGGCTGTTCCACGGATGAGAGGACCTCCTTGCGGGAATGCCATGCCGCCCCGGCCCGCGCGGGGCGGGGTGTTACCCGGCGGTATTCGCCTTCCGGGCCGGGGGTTCCTGCCCGGCATTGTACCGCACCCGCAAAGCCCCCATGCGGGCCGCGGGCGGCTGCGGTGCAGACGGCGGCAGAGCTATAATCGGGACGTAGGAGTGCAGCGGGCGGCACCGGGCGGAAGGAAGGCGCGGCCATGGCGGACCCCCCCGGAAGGACGCGCTGGGAGACCCTGCTGGACTGGTCGGATGCCGAACAGTCCGGGCTGGCCGCGGCGCTCGACGGCCGCTGGCCGCAGCTGGCCGATCGGTTTGCGGAGCTGGTCACGACCTTCATTGCCGCCCATCCCCCTGCCCGGGCGTTAGTGGAACGCCATCTCACCCTGGAGGAGCACGCGGCCCGGGTGCGGGCGCATGTGGCCGCCCTGGCTGAAGACCCCCGCTCGCCGGCAGCGGCCTGCCGCAGCCGGAACCTGGGTCTGGCCCTGGTGCGGGCCGGGGTGCGGCCTTCCTGGTTCCTGGCCGCCTATCAGCGCTTCTTTGCGGCCGTCCATGAGTGCGCACTGCCGGTACCCCTGGACCTCCTGCGCCGGCGTTGGCAGTGGGACTCCCTGACGGCGGTCGACGCCTATTTCACCGAGCTGCAGACGGTATGGGCGGAAGAGCGCGGACGCTGGCAGGACACCCTCCGCACCTGGCAGGAGGAGGCGCTGACCGACCCCCTCACCGGCCTCGCCAACCGGCGGGCGGCGGAGCGATGGCCCGCCTTCGGGAGGGAACATCCCGGGCTGCGGGCGGCATTGGTATTGTTGGACCTGGACGGCTTCAAGGCGGTCAACGACCGCTATGGCCACCTTACCGGGGACCAGGTGCTGCGGCGGGTGGCGGCCGGCCTGGCGGCCGGGGTGCGGCGCGGGGACGCGGTGGCACGCCTGGGCGGGGATGAGTTCTGCCTGTGGCTGCCCGGGATCCGCAGCCCCGTGCAGGCCTGGGCGCGGCTGCGGGCCCTGCGGGCCCGGTTGCCGCTAAGCCTGTGGGGACTCGATGTCTCCGCCGGCCTGGCCTGGTTCCCGGAGCAGGGCACCCGCTTCGAAACCCTGTATCATGCGGCCGACGAAGCCTTGTACCGCATCAAGCAGCACGGCAAGCGGGGGCTGGCGGTGGCAGGGGTGGAGCGCTTCTACCGCTGGGAGGCCGGAGCCGGCCCGCCGCCCGCGCCCGGTCCCTAACCGCATGCCTGCACCGGAGAGAGCACACCCGTCAGGTCTTATTCCCCACCCGGCACGCCCGGGATCGGACCCGGCCGGCTGCGGCCGTCGGTGATGGCCGGCCTGGCCTACCTGCTCGGAGTTGTCAGCGGGCTGGTCGTCCTGCTGCTCGAGCCCCGGGACCGTTTTGTGCGCTTTGCCGCCCTGGAGTCCATCCTGCTTTCGGTGGCTGTCGCTCACCACCCTCCTGGGTCTGCGGTGGTGGCGGTCTGGCTGGTGTGCATGGTGCGGGCCTTCCAGGGGCGGACCGTGCGCCGGCCGTTCCCGGCTGAGTGGGCGGACCGCTGGGCGGGGCCGGCGTTCTGACCCGGCCCCTACCGGGCCGGGGACCCGGCCGGACGGGCCAGGCCTAACCCGGGCAGGAGGGGGGCCGGGGTGAGGCCGCGGGCCTTGAGCACGGGCAGCAGCGTTGCGACCGCCCGCCCCACCCCCGGCACCCAGTGCAGGAGGATGATGTCCCCGGCCTGGATCGGGCCATGGTTCCAGGTGGCGAAGCCCCG is a genomic window containing:
- a CDS encoding putative Glycosyl transferase group 1 (Evidence 3 : Putative function from multiple computational evidences) gives rise to the protein MRVAFVAGHMTGRGGSESLLKAVVPRLEARGHLVSCWISDRSDDPNWEEMVHPRYYVSPEEPVCRSLLGADWHWAHAACLQERLARAGTAPDVAVVMSPVLAPVARLAVGRRTPVLTWMQATVRAFGDMVRFLRFADGHLAIARGLEEELKQVTPEIPVHYVPLGVSQDAAPVTRAARTTFLYIGRLDNRQKRLDKLLRALQPFRGQSWELRVIGDGADRAALQQLATQLGIDTHVHWEGFHPDPWTLVQAATALVLPSDWEGFGLVLVESLVRGVPVVASDCPVGPGDIVRHGENGWLFPPQDVGALQRLLGGIIGGHVRLPQPEVCRASAARFSVEDMVSKLENVFNNVVALR
- a CDS encoding protein of unknown function (Evidence 5 : Unknown function), coding for MSESITAILGLAQETIEHVTQQADRWIVTVQPPAPGPALQPLAG
- a CDS encoding Glycosyl transferase family 1, which gives rise to MLKGQDIICISSADWDAPLWTNKQHLMSRLAENNRVLYVESVGLRTPTLAPHDRARLARRLKHYFAGPRRVIPNLYVFSPLLVPYYAERRVREINNRLLRREVQRAARRLGMRRPILWSYVPNAYALVGHLDEQLVVYHCVDDLASITGVPSRAVAEMEEHFLGMADAVLTTSKALYEARKGKNPHTFYFSNVADAEHFGKALKPETPVAPAVAALPRPVAGYVGALDAYKVDFPFLAEVARLLPDWSFALVGPVGQGQPSTDLGDLAGLPNVHLLGAVPYREVPAYLKGMDVALIPHRLSDYTTASFPMKLYEYLAAGRPVVATPLPAIRDISLVRFADTPAAFAAAVRAARATDNPEAVQARVEEAQGHTWEERIRSFDEVLERVAQAVASRR
- a CDS encoding putative D-inositol 3-phosphate glycosyltransferase (Evidence 3 : Putative function from multiple computational evidences), which gives rise to MRIVHITNDLDGGGVQTYLLRLLPALQSRGHQVHLVLVSGRGRLLAKLTAQGIPWTYLPAVGRMGSLKWPRPAAVAALAHRLRALHPDVVHTHLFLGNTVGRLAALRAGVPVVLATEHSSYFGKRWAARRLDRTLALRTTGVVAVSQWVADFTARQEGIPRDRFHVLPHGVDLPPRVPPRPGRGRVGLVGRLHPDKGGDLFLAAMARVMAEDPAVTAVVAGDGPAGPALRAAARRLGIAGRVEWAGWVEDPARLWGGLDLVVLPSRREGFGLAALEAMAWGRPLVAADIPAFREITAGGRWARLVPLPPAAGVAAWAEAIRTALRVPPADPDGVRRHVATYYTFDQHLSGLERLYRELSAPAGRQAGGGRSSGC
- a CDS encoding Bac_transf domain-containing protein; its protein translation is MWRKAWTTKWDELAVLVDSGAAYLAYVLAVHFYLTVLNPRVATVQLVTYYFNFAFVILVSSWLALKLNFKGYSRRWNQLPAEMSMLFVANLEAGVALALLIFAMKATWFSRVIFLLYPATAFGLQTLLHAAIKVSLSRFRVAGKDQRRLVVLGHPNRVAVFAHTVRVVPEAGMQVVEEMPLPLGDDRAGEEALRRLRQVLAEQVVDTVVVALPVSDEVMVGALNLARRQGKEVRMVLDEIGALARDSRLYDFYGNSVLAVPASVSHQGPGAVVKRVMDVVLASLGIVVTLPVMILVALAIKLTDPAGPVLFVQERVGLNGRRFPCLKFRTMVPGAERLKAQLAHLNIMSGPVFKIPDDPRVTPIGRFLRKTSLDELPQLFNVLAGHMSLVGPRPALPEEVAQYGDDYRKRLSVRPGLTCLWQVSGRNQVDFQEWMRLDMEYIDSWSLGLDLKILAKTIPAVLAQRGAH
- a CDS encoding conserved protein of unknown function (Evidence 4 : Unknown function but conserved in other organisms), encoding MDGVELVASPGETPEGLWGWFSHPRRGLLSVLVPRTLWRLAGRRDPFTSPPRLLEELGRRALARAAVAGDVSDPVVVTAADLPGGSPFDPAWAAQLHCCPHCGAALPPGEVAEGLQNALAPDEAGETEVRVFCPACRQTGRFRLSPWGLVDGG
- a CDS encoding protein of unknown function (Evidence 5 : Unknown function); this translates as MIRGRWPRRLVRRLTLVGATGGLSAYAGEPIPRSHLLLLASGVLLFLWMTWASGGPRRLRANAAFAFYVGLSLSSILIILLSPGRWWRRPRG
- a CDS encoding Homoserine dehydrogenase; this translates as MATTQVAVAGLGRVGGRFLEALLEAGVTVAAVAQPGDTPGKAFARAHGIPVMEDALDLLELPEVEVLFDLTGSEAVRRRLRERLAARGDTRVVVAPESVARLVWQLVAGDRRWPELHSDRY
- a CDS encoding Peptidase M61, translating into MEQPTIRYTVRFLDPGRHVYDLTLTVEHLPAGLHQLSLPVWTPGSYEVRDFARNLFDLSAASPEGPVPLTQVRKNVWSFTLQEAVERLEVRWRVWAFKLGVSASHLDATHAYWNGAQLFLLLDDYKELPVTVHIEAPPGWRVSTGLEPGGQEAFTYTAPNYDVLLDCPVEVGTHPAWSFEVDGKTHTVAVWGHGNEDQTRLVGDIERIVRAHKELFGSLPYEHYTLILHLTDKNLGGLEHLNSTTCGVNRFLFKPRKNYRRVLDLISHEFFHLWNVKRIRPEMLGPFDYNQEVYTHLLWAMEGFTDYYGSLALARSGLWTVKEYLNTLGDRIKAYEKLPGRFVQSLSDASFETWQKFYKPDPDSPNRTISYYLKGELVGLCLDLEIRRRTQGRASLDDVLRRLYERYAAKGIGFPEQVYQETVEEVGESSFADFFRSYIDGTDPLPVDRYLETVGIQVQRGYEPEEKENGGGEGDQLSGSPPAWLGIETRLEDQTRLMVRTAYDPGPSADLLYPEDEIVALNGFRIQGATELADRLKRDFAPGDTALVALFRRGELLTVPVVLGAAPPTKVKLSPLPEPSEEQKARFAEWMKTPWPERL
- a CDS encoding putative GGDEF domain-containing protein (Evidence 3 : Putative function from multiple computational evidences) → MADPPGRTRWETLLDWSDAEQSGLAAALDGRWPQLADRFAELVTTFIAAHPPARALVERHLTLEEHAARVRAHVAALAEDPRSPAAACRSRNLGLALVRAGVRPSWFLAAYQRFFAAVHECALPVPLDLLRRRWQWDSLTAVDAYFTELQTVWAEERGRWQDTLRTWQEEALTDPLTGLANRRAAERWPAFGREHPGLRAALVLLDLDGFKAVNDRYGHLTGDQVLRRVAAGLAAGVRRGDAVARLGGDEFCLWLPGIRSPVQAWARLRALRARLPLSLWGLDVSAGLAWFPEQGTRFETLYHAADEALYRIKQHGKRGLAVAGVERFYRWEAGAGPPPAPGP
- a CDS encoding conserved protein of unknown function (Evidence 4 : Unknown function but conserved in other organisms), with protein sequence MAGLAYLLGVVSGLVVLLLEPRDRFVRFAALESILLSVAVAHHPPGSAVVAVWLVCMVRAFQGRTVRRPFPAEWADRWAGPAF